The following DNA comes from Burkholderia sp. HI2500.
GGCGAGGCCGATCGTCATCCCCTGGATCGCGAAGATCTTCATGATCGACCCGGGCGGCGCGCCGAGCGTGCGCAGGATCGCGATGTCGCCCTGCTTCTGGGTGACGGTCATCACGAGCGACGACACGAGGTTGAACGCGGCGACCGCGACGATCAGCATCAGGATCAGCGACAGCATGCGCTTTTGCAGCCGCTCGGCCTCGAACCACGTGCGGTTCTGCCGTGTCCAGTCGCGGATATAGAGGTCGCCCGACAGCGTGCGCGACAGTTCCAGTGCGACGTCCGGCGCGCGCTGCAGATCGTCGAGGCGCAGCCGGATGCCGGTCGGCGCACGCACGTTGAACAGCGTCTGTGCGTCGCGGAGGTGGATGTAGGCGAGCGCGCTGTCGTACTGGTAGTGGCCCGACTCGAACGTGCCGACCACGTTGAACTGCCGGAACCGCGGCAGCGCGTCGCCGATGCGCGCGGTGTTGCCGGGCGCGAAGAACGTGACGCGGTCGCCGATCTTCACGTGCAGCGCGTCGGCCAGCGCCGAGCCGAGCACGATGCCCATCTCGCCCGGCACGAGCGCGTCGAGCCGCCCGGTCTTCAGCTTGCGCGCGATCTCGGACACCCGCGGCTCCAGCACGGGATCGATGCCGCGCAGCGCGACGCCCGTCACGCTGCCCGCGTTCGTCAGCAGCGCCTGCGCGTCGACATAGGGTGCGACGGCGCGCACCGCCGGATTCTGCAGCGATTCGTGCGCGGTGAGCCGCCAGTCGGGCATCGCGCCCGTCGGCGAGAAGATTTCCACGTGGGCGAGCACCGACAGCATCCGGTCGCGCACTTCGGTCCGGAAACCGTTCATCACCGACAGCACGACGATCAGCGCGGCGACGCCGAGCGCGATGCCGGCCATCGCGGCGCCGGCAATGAACGACACGAAGCCGTCGCCGGCCGAGCGCCGGCCGCCGCGCGCATAGCGCAGCCCGATCTGCCATTCGAACGGGAGTTTCAAGCGGTTTCCTTTCATTTCGATTCGAGCCTGCCGAGCCGCGCATTCTAGCGAACGCGGCGCCGCCGTGTGCAGAGGTTGCGCCCTGGACGACCGAGATCCGCCCGACCGGCCGGTCATCCGGCGGCGTTGCGCGCCGGCACACCGATATTTCCATCGTTTCGGGTCTGATCGATAATGGCGCCCAGCATCCGGTCGAACATACCAAGCAATTACGGCGCAACCGGGCCGCGCCGTCACAGACCCATAACAATTCGGGGAAGGTTGCCGCACCCGGCAGCATGTCCTTGACAAGGAAATAACAATGGATTTGCTGCGCTTCCTGCTGCTCCTGCCGATTCGTGTGGCGGGCTTCGTGTGGTGGCTGCTCGGCTGCGCGCTGCGGCCGCTGGTGGGCGACGTGTCGTGGACGGCGCCCGCGTGGATGGGCGTGACCGCCGCGGCCGTGCGCCGCCGCCCGTGGCATGCCGGCGGCCTCGTGCTGCTCGCGGCCGCGCTCGGCTACGGCGGCTACTGGTTCAAGCACCGCCCGAAGCCGCCCGAGCCCGAGACCGTCAGCTTCACCGTCAAGGCGCCGGCGATCACTACCTATGAGGTGGACGACAGCGACAAGCCGAAGATCACCGTGCATCCGCTCGAAGTCGTGTTCGCGCAATCGGCCGCGCCGATCGAACAGGTCGGCAAGCCGGCCGGCGACGGCATCGAGATGACGCCCGCGCTGAAGGGCGCGTGGGCGTGGGTCGACGACAAGACGCTGCGCTTCACGCCGGCGGCCGACTGGCCGGTCGGCGCGCACGTCGAGGTGCGTTTCGCGGTGCACCGGGTGTTCGCGCCGCAGGTGGCAATGCACGACGATCGCTTCGCTTTCGATGTGCCGGCGTTCGCCGCGACAGTCGGCAACAATGAGTTCTACCGGAATCCCGACAATCCGGCGGAGAAGCAGGCGCTGCTGCAACTGCGCTTCAACTACCCGGTCGATCCGGCCGAGTTCGAGAAACGCGTCGGCCTCGTGCTGGTCGGTCGCGACGGCAAGAATACGACGCCGCTGCGCTACACCGTCAGTTACGACAAGATGAAGACGAGCGCATGGGTCCGCTCGCAGTCGCTCGAGATCCCGCGCGATCCGCTGGTGGCACGGCTCGACGTCGACAAGGGCGTAAAGAGTGCGCGCGGCGGCAACGGCACGCTGGACGTGCTGCATGCGTCGGTCGCCGTGCCGGGGCTCTACAGCCTGTCGATCGCCAACATCGCGCCGACGCTCGTCGACAACGAGCGCTACGAGCCCGAGCAGGTGCTCGTCGCGGAAGCGTCAGACGGCGTGCGCAGCGCCGACCTGGCCGCGCGCGCCAAGGCGTGGGTGCTGCCGAAGCGCAAACCCGGCGTCGATCAGTCGGACGACGATCCGCCGTACGAATGGAACGTGGCCGACATCAGCGACGCGGTGCTGAAGCAGTCGAAGCCGCTGCCGCTCGACGCGGTGCCGACCGAGAACGACTACGCGACGCTGCAAAGCTTCAAGTACCACGCGACGCCGGGCGATCGCATCGTCGTGCGTTTCGCGGGCGACCTGAAATCGGCGGGCGGCTACCTGCTCGCCGAGCCGGTGACGACCGCGTTCACGGTGCCCGACTATCCGAAGCTGCTGCGCTTCATGGCTGACGGCTCGCTGCTCTCGATGAGCGGCAGCAAGCGGCTGTCGGTCGTGTCGCGCAACCTGCCGGGGATGAAGGTCGAGATCGGCCGTGTGCTGCCCGACCAGCTCCAGCATCTCGTGAGCTTCAACAACGGCACGTACGCACGGCCCGAGCTGTCGTATTCGTTCAGCGAGGATCACATCGTCGAGCGCTTCGTGCAGAAGCGTGCGTTCCCGGCCGGCGACCCCGGCAAGGCGCATTACGAAGGCATCGATCTCGGCCAGTACCTGAAGGGCGGCAAGCGCGGCTTGTTCCTGCTGCACCTGACGAAGTACGACCCGGCGGCCGAGAAGAAGAAAGCCGACGATGCGAAGGACAGCGATGCATCGTCCGGCGACGGCAGCCAGGATCAGTCGGACAACGCCGATTCGGGCGACAGCAGCAGCAACGGCGACGACAGCGACAACGCGCTCGGCGACACCCGCCTGATCGTCGTGACCGATCTCGGGATGCTGGTCAAGAAGGCGCTGGACGGCAGCCAGGACGTATTCATCCAGTCGATCCGCACGGGCAAGCCGGTTGCGGGCGCAACGGTATCGGTGCTCGCCGTGAACGGCCAGGCGCTGTTCACGCAGACCACGAGCGCCGACGGCATCGTGCATTTCCCCGCGTTCAAGGGGCTCGACCGCGAGAAGCGGCCGCAGCTGTACGTCGTGAAGAAGGACACCGACCTGTCGTTCCTGCCGGTGGCCGGCCGCGATCGCCAGCTCGACTTCTCGCGTTTCGACGTCGACGGCGAGCGCAATGCGACGGGCCAGGGGCAACTGTCCGCGTACCTGTTCTCGGATCGCGGGCTGTATCGGCCCGGCGATCCGTTCCACATCGGCCTGATCGTGCGCGCCGCGAGCTGGGCGCGCAGCCCGGCCGGCGTGCCGCTGCAGGCGGAGATCGTCGACCCGCGCGGGATCACCGTCGAGCGCAAGCCGGTGACGGTCGACGCGACCGGCTTCACCGAGCTCGGCTATACGACGGCCGAAACGGCGCCGACCGGCACGTGGACCGTCAACCTGTATATCGTCAAGGACGGCCAGCCCGGCGCGGAGCCGATCGGCAGCACGACGGTGCAGGTGAAGGAGTTCCTGCCCGACCGGATGAAGGTCGACGCGAAGCTGTCGCAGCAGGTGGTCGAAGGCTGGGTGAAGCCGAAGGGGCTGAAGGGCATCGTCGATGCGCAGAACCTGTTCGGCACGCCAGCGGAGAAGCGCCGCGTCGCGGCGACGCTGACGCTGCGCCCGGTGTGGCCGTCGTTCCGCAGCTGGCAGGGCTATCACTTCTTCGACGCCCGCCGCGCGAAGGAGGGCTATACGACGACGCTGCAGGACGGCACGACCGACGACAAGGGCCATGCGGAGTTCGACCTCGATCTCGACAAGTACGCGGACGCGACCTACCAGCTCTACTTCCAGGCGAAGGCCTATGAAGCGGAAGGCGGGCGCAACGTCGCCGCGAACGCGCAGACGCTCGTGTCGAACAACGACTGGCTCGTCGGCTACAAGTCGGTCGACGATCTCGGCTACGTGAAGCGCGGCAGCCCGCGCACGGTGCGGCTCGTCGCGATCGATCCGACCGCGAAGGCGATCGACGTGAAGGACCTGCGTGCGCAGCTCGTCGAGGAGCGCTACGTGTCGGTGCTGACCAAGCAGGATTCCGGCGCATATAAATACGACTCGCGGCTGAAGGAAGTGCCGGTCGACGACAAGCCGCTGGCGATTCCGGCGGCCGGGCTCGACTTCACGCTGCGCACCGACAAGCCGGGCAGCTATGCGCTCGTGATCCGCAACGCGGCCGGCGCGGCGGTGAACCGGATCGAGTATTCGGTCACGGGCGACGCGAACGTCACGCGCTCGCTCGACCGCAACGCGGAGCTGCAGGTGACGCTCGCGAAGCACGACTACAAGCCAGGCGAGCAGGTCGAGATCGCGATCCGCGCGCCTTACGCGGGCAGCGGCCTGATCACGATCGAGCGCGACAAGGTGTATGCGCACGCGTGGTTCCATGCGGATACGACCAGCTCGATCCAGCACATCACGGTGCCGGCCGGCTTCGAGGGCAACGGCTACATCAACGTGCAGTACATTCGCGATCCGTCGTCGGACGAGATCTTCATGAGCCCGCTGAGCTACGGCGTCGTGCCGTTCTCGGTGAACCTCGACGCGCGCCGCAACGCGGTGTCGGTCGATGCGCCGGCGCTCGTGAAGCCCGGCGACACGGTGAACTTCACCGTGCATTCGGCGAAGCCGGCGAAGGTCGTGGTGTTCGCAGTCGACGAGGGCATCCTGCAGGTCGCGCGCTACAAGCTCGGCGATCCGCTGAAGTTCTTCTTCCGCAAGCGGATGCTCGAAGTCGGCACGTCGCAGATCCTCGACCTGATCCTGCCGGACTTC
Coding sequences within:
- a CDS encoding lipoprotein-releasing ABC transporter permease subunit codes for the protein MKGNRLKLPFEWQIGLRYARGGRRSAGDGFVSFIAGAAMAGIALGVAALIVVLSVMNGFRTEVRDRMLSVLAHVEIFSPTGAMPDWRLTAHESLQNPAVRAVAPYVDAQALLTNAGSVTGVALRGIDPVLEPRVSEIARKLKTGRLDALVPGEMGIVLGSALADALHVKIGDRVTFFAPGNTARIGDALPRFRQFNVVGTFESGHYQYDSALAYIHLRDAQTLFNVRAPTGIRLRLDDLQRAPDVALELSRTLSGDLYIRDWTRQNRTWFEAERLQKRMLSLILMLIVAVAAFNLVSSLVMTVTQKQGDIAILRTLGAPPGSIMKIFAIQGMTIGLAGTLAGVALGCAIAVSIPWVLPAIEQLLGIRFLTPSVYFLSSLPSKLAATDVIEIAAAAFLMSCVATLYPSWRAARVRPAEALRDE
- a CDS encoding MG2 domain-containing protein, producing MDLLRFLLLLPIRVAGFVWWLLGCALRPLVGDVSWTAPAWMGVTAAAVRRRPWHAGGLVLLAAALGYGGYWFKHRPKPPEPETVSFTVKAPAITTYEVDDSDKPKITVHPLEVVFAQSAAPIEQVGKPAGDGIEMTPALKGAWAWVDDKTLRFTPAADWPVGAHVEVRFAVHRVFAPQVAMHDDRFAFDVPAFAATVGNNEFYRNPDNPAEKQALLQLRFNYPVDPAEFEKRVGLVLVGRDGKNTTPLRYTVSYDKMKTSAWVRSQSLEIPRDPLVARLDVDKGVKSARGGNGTLDVLHASVAVPGLYSLSIANIAPTLVDNERYEPEQVLVAEASDGVRSADLAARAKAWVLPKRKPGVDQSDDDPPYEWNVADISDAVLKQSKPLPLDAVPTENDYATLQSFKYHATPGDRIVVRFAGDLKSAGGYLLAEPVTTAFTVPDYPKLLRFMADGSLLSMSGSKRLSVVSRNLPGMKVEIGRVLPDQLQHLVSFNNGTYARPELSYSFSEDHIVERFVQKRAFPAGDPGKAHYEGIDLGQYLKGGKRGLFLLHLTKYDPAAEKKKADDAKDSDASSGDGSQDQSDNADSGDSSSNGDDSDNALGDTRLIVVTDLGMLVKKALDGSQDVFIQSIRTGKPVAGATVSVLAVNGQALFTQTTSADGIVHFPAFKGLDREKRPQLYVVKKDTDLSFLPVAGRDRQLDFSRFDVDGERNATGQGQLSAYLFSDRGLYRPGDPFHIGLIVRAASWARSPAGVPLQAEIVDPRGITVERKPVTVDATGFTELGYTTAETAPTGTWTVNLYIVKDGQPGAEPIGSTTVQVKEFLPDRMKVDAKLSQQVVEGWVKPKGLKGIVDAQNLFGTPAEKRRVAATLTLRPVWPSFRSWQGYHFFDARRAKEGYTTTLQDGTTDDKGHAEFDLDLDKYADATYQLYFQAKAYEAEGGRNVAANAQTLVSNNDWLVGYKSVDDLGYVKRGSPRTVRLVAIDPTAKAIDVKDLRAQLVEERYVSVLTKQDSGAYKYDSRLKEVPVDDKPLAIPAAGLDFTLRTDKPGSYALVIRNAAGAAVNRIEYSVTGDANVTRSLDRNAELQVTLAKHDYKPGEQVEIAIRAPYAGSGLITIERDKVYAHAWFHADTTSSIQHITVPAGFEGNGYINVQYIRDPSSDEIFMSPLSYGVVPFSVNLDARRNAVSVDAPALVKPGDTVNFTVHSAKPAKVVVFAVDEGILQVARYKLGDPLKFFFRKRMLEVGTSQILDLILPDFETLMAMAAPGGDADDAIGRQLNPFKRKRDKPVVYWSGIVDVNGDTRLSYTVPDYFNGKLRVMAVSVSPDLVGTFEGATTVRGDFVLSPNVPTTLAPGDEADVSVGVANNLTGVGNQPVPVAVTLKTGPQLQVIGPTTQNVALAPQHEGVAMFRVKATDTLGSGSLSFGARYGAKGAQQRVDVSVRPAAAFRTQLDIARLDPGKKASVPNLRSMYDAYASRDASISTAPLVLSEGLSSYLVNFEHTCSEQLVSAAVPRVFAAKWLSVRALTSAMHATDAGADATNAAAITQFLGVLRSRQNAQGGFGLWSATPDADPFVSAYAMHVLLDARERGIAVPKDMLDAGNQYLQKLAANDSLGSLDLLRQRAYAVYLLTRQGNVTTNSLAAVQKRLQDAYPNDWKNDLAAAWLAASYQLLKQDKEAAALIAGPQALLERKRASDGGYVTGYYLDPLTRDASVLYLIAKHFPDRVRKLSPRAMDNLAAPLVDNRYNTLSSAMTILALDAYAASSAGQLDQLAIDEVRAGAAPKDVSSIQANLVRSGTWSAGASRVDFVNGSSLPAWWITSQSGYDRGTSTKAIKNGLEIVRDYTDTDGKPLDKITVGQEIDVHLKIRATGSASVGNIAIVDLLPGGFDPVIAPPPVTDTQEGDSNGDGGASAPVADAPWRSPIGVKGSTWQPQFADVREDRVVIYGTATTDVREFVYRIKASNAGRFIAPPAYGESMYDRRLQAQAPGGSTLTVERVR